One part of the Schistocerca piceifrons isolate TAMUIC-IGC-003096 chromosome 2, iqSchPice1.1, whole genome shotgun sequence genome encodes these proteins:
- the LOC124777108 gene encoding 39S ribosomal protein L10, mitochondrial: protein MESFCHKGLLYIKNIPHLELVRYRRVNVQRPAKPHYEKAKVLAVCEPRYPKFNYGLSLEVTCRKQTELKSKKIKEENPYELIIAKECLHWFNKSKMVAFFHANPIKGEDQFKARVMFHKHNMAIKQYGPNVIKYALENTKYSAVLPLFQSRTAVVFSPELQLAQLLKISKRIPQLILMTCIAEDRLLSRNEIVMYSNLPDLTTARAGLVATLNSAVSQVLSNITHHQRTLVSHLQKHAELLQKPEET, encoded by the exons GCTTACTGTACATCAAGAATATCCCTCACTTAGAACTCGTAAGGTATCGTAGAGTAAATGTCCAGAGGCCTGCAAAGCCACACTATGAGAAAGCTAAGGTTTTAGCAGTGTGTGAACCACGATACCCAAAATTTAATTATGGACTCAGCCTTGAAGTAACTTGCAGAAAACAGACGGAACTGAAATCAAAAAAAATCAAAGAG gAAAACCCATATGAGCTGATAATTGCAAAAGAATGCTTGCATTGGTTTAACAAGTCAAAAATGGTTGCATTTTTTCATGCCAACCCAATAAAAGGTGAAGACCAGTTCAAA GCGAGAGTTATGTTCCATAAACACAACATGGCCATAAAGCAGTATGGGCCAAATGTAATCAAGTATGCTTTGGAAAATACAAAATATAGTGCAGTGTTGCCCCTATTTCAGTCAAGAACAGCAGTAGTATTCAGTCCAGAACTGCAACTGGCACAGCTTTTGAAAATTTCAAAGCGTATTCCTCAGCTGATCCTTATGA CTTGCATTGCCGAAGATCGCCTTCTGAGTAGAAATGAAATTGTTATGTACAGTAATTTGCCAGATTTGACAACGGCTCGAGCTGGTCTTGTTGCAACACTAAATTCTGCTGTAAGCCAAGTCTTGAGTAACATCACACACCACCAAAGAACACTCGTCAGCCACTTGCAGAAACATGCAGAACTGCTCCAGAAACCAGAAGAAACCTGA